CAATTCGATGGCGCTCGCCGGTGCGGACGCGCGCCTGTTGAGCCGCGAGGATCTCAAGGCTATGCTTCCTTTCCTGAACTACGACAATGCGCGCTTTCCGATCCATGGCGGCTTTATGCAGCCACGCGCGGGGACGGCACGGCATGACGCTGTCGCATGGGGCTACGCTCGTGGCGCCGATATGTACGGCGTGGACCTTATCCAGAATTGCGAGGTGACAGGTTTCCGCATCGTTGATGGCAAAATCCGTGGTGTGGAGACCTCGCGTGGCTTCATCGGTGCCAGCAAAGTCGGCGTGGCAGTGGCGGGCTCCTCAAGCCGCGTCATGGCGATGGCGGGGATGCGCCTTCCGATCGAGAGCCATGTCCTGCAGGCATTCGTCACGGAAGGTCTGAAGCCCATTATTCCCGGTGTAATCATGTTCGGCGCAGGGCACTTCTATATAAGCCAATCCGATAAGGGCGGCCTCGTCTTCTGTGGCGAAGTCGACGGCTACAACTCCTATGCGCAGCGTGGGAACTTGCCGATGGTGGAGGATGTCTGCGAAGGCGCCATGGCCGTGATGCCGATGATCGGTCGGGTGCGGCTCCTGCGGCAATGGGGCGGCGTTATGGACATGTCGATGGACGGCTCGCCAATCATCGACCGCACGGGCATCGAAGGCCTTTATTTTAACGGGGGCTGGTGCGTTGGGGGTTTCAAGGCGACGCCCGCCAGCGGCCACGCCTTCGCCCATCTTCTTGCGACCGATACCCCTCACGAGACTGCGCGCGCTTACCGACTCGATCGATTCGCAAGAGGATACTTAATCGATGAAAGC
The window above is part of the Mesorhizobium loti genome. Proteins encoded here:
- a CDS encoding sarcosine oxidase subunit beta, with product MRFSGFRVLSEALKGHSGWKPLWRNPDPQPFYDYVIVGGGGHGLATAYYLAKTFRQSRIAVLEKGWLGSGNVGRNTTVIRSNYLLPGNGPFYEFSLKLWEGLEQELNFNSMVSQRGVIYLFHSDWQRDAYRRRANSMALAGADARLLSREDLKAMLPFLNYDNARFPIHGGFMQPRAGTARHDAVAWGYARGADMYGVDLIQNCEVTGFRIVDGKIRGVETSRGFIGASKVGVAVAGSSSRVMAMAGMRLPIESHVLQAFVTEGLKPIIPGVIMFGAGHFYISQSDKGGLVFCGEVDGYNSYAQRGNLPMVEDVCEGAMAVMPMIGRVRLLRQWGGVMDMSMDGSPIIDRTGIEGLYFNGGWCVGGFKATPASGHAFAHLLATDTPHETARAYRLDRFARGYLIDESGAGAQPNLQ